One Ranitomeya variabilis isolate aRanVar5 chromosome 5, aRanVar5.hap1, whole genome shotgun sequence DNA window includes the following coding sequences:
- the LOC143773775 gene encoding uncharacterized protein LOC143773775: MGDRCHADVILTHRLWEQVCQQLVENWEDLDVRAQNQERERIVKWWRSIRDRFKKEFNKEMWAPSGSGGRRSRYKYAQFLSFLRSAMVTQSSTALSGALGSLQLS; encoded by the exons atgggtgaccgttGCCATGCTGATGTCATATTGACCCAtcgactctgggagcaagtatgccaacagctagtagagaactgggaggacctcgatgttcgggcccagaatcaagaac gtgagaggattgtgaagtGGTGGCGGTCTATCAGGGaccgctttaagaaggagttcaacaaagagatgtgggccccgagtggttctggaggacgcaggagcagatacaaatatgCCCAATTCCTGTCATTCCTCAGGTCAGCGATGGTGACccaaag TTCTACAGCActgtcgggagcactcgggagcctgcagctgaGTTGA